From one Solanum lycopersicum chromosome 12, SLM_r2.1 genomic stretch:
- the LOC138340543 gene encoding delta(12)-fatty-acid desaturase FAD2-like encodes MGAGGNMSTPTTKKSHLQRVPSSKPPFTLGDVKKAIPPHCFQRSLIRSFSYLIQDLILVSVFYYIANTYFHLLPSPLTYLAWPAYWIAQGCVSTGIWVIGHECGHHGFSDYQWVDDTVGLILHSALLTPYFAWKHSHRRHHANTGSLENDEVYIPRFKSKLRWYYKYLNNPLGRVFVLAFTLTFAWPLYLMFNISGKKYERFACHYDPNSPIYSNRERMQIYISDAGVIAATYVLYRLAMTQGLTWVLCMYGVPLLIVNGFIVLITLMHHTHASLPHYDSSEWDYLRGALATVDRDYGILNKVFHNVTDTHVLHHIFSYISHYHAMEATNAIKPLLGDYYQVDDTPILKAMWRDTKECIYVEKDEGSQGRGVYWYKNKL; translated from the coding sequence ATGGGAGCTGGTGGAAATATGTCTACTCCAACAACTAAAAAAAGTCATCTCCAAAGAGTTCCATCTTCGAAGCCCCCTTTTACACTTGGCGATGTGAAGAAGGCCATTCCTCCTCACTGCTTCCAACGTTCTCTTATTCGATCCTTCTCTTATCTTATTCAAGATCTCATACTTGTCTCCGTCTTCTATTATATTGCCAACACTTACTTCCATCTCCTTCCATCTCCATTAACTTACCTTGCCTGGCCCGCTTATTGGATCGCGCAAGGTTGTGTTTCCACTGGGATATGGGTCATTGGACACGAATGTGGTCATCATGGCTTCAGTGATTACCAATGGGTAGATGACACTGTTGGTCTCATCCTACATTCTGCACTTTTAACACCATACTTTGCATGGAAGCATAGTCATCGGCGTCATCATGCCAACACTGGCTCCCTTGAGAATGATGAAGTGTACATACCTAGGTTTAAATCCAAACTGAGATGGTACTACAAATACTTGAACAATCCATTAGGACGAGTATTCGTACTTGCCTTCACCCTCACCTTTGCCTGGCCTTTATACTTGATGTTCAATATCTCAGGCAAAAAATATGAACGTTTTGCATGTCACTATGATCCAAATAGCCCAATCTATTCTAACCGCGAGAGAATGCAAATCTACATTTCAGATGCAGGTGTGATTGCAGCTACTTATGTATTATACCGCCTTGCTATGACACAAGGGCTAACTTGGGTTCTGTGTATGTACGGAGTGCCTCTCCTTATCGTGAATGGATTTATAGTGTTGATCACTCTTATGCACCACACTCATGCTTCATTGCCACATTATGATTCATCGGAGTGGGATTATCTAAGAGGAGCTTTAGCTACCGTAGATAGAGACTATGGTATACTAAATAAGGTGTTCCATAATGTTACTGATACTCATGTCTTGCATCATATATTCTCATACATATCACATTACCATGCAATGGAGGCGACCAACGCGATTAAGCCATTGCTAGGAGATTATTACCAAGTTGATGATACCCCAATTTTAAAGGCAATGTGGAGGGATACAAAGGAGTGCATCTATGTAGAGAAGGATGAAGGATCTCAAGGTAGAGGTGTTTATTGGTATAAAAACAAGCTTTGA
- the LOC101248657 gene encoding delta(12)-fatty-acid desaturase FAD2, whose amino-acid sequence MGGGGNSMSNPTTKNRVPSSKPPFTIGDIKKAIPPYCFQRSLVRSSSYLIYDLILVFIFYYIASTYFHVLPKPYYPYLAWPIYWIVQGCVCTALWVIAHECGHQSFSDYQWMNDTIGFILHSALLTPYFSWKYSHRRHHSNTNSLEHDENHVPKLEVKLKWYTKLYVNNPLGRLLLIVFTLTAGLPLYYAINIAGRPYDRFASHYDPYSPIYNDRERLQIYISDAGVIATIYLLYRVALTQGLTWVICIYGVPLVIVNGFIVLITLLHHTHASLPHYDSSEWSWLKGALATVDRDYGVLNKVFHHIVDTHVLHHLFSSIPHYHAVEATKAIKPLLGEYYQFDATPFYKAIWRDFNECQYVEKDEASQHQGIFWYTNYNT is encoded by the coding sequence ATGGGAGGTGGTGGTAATTCTATGAGTAATCCAACAACTAAAAATCGAGTTCCAAGTTCAAAGCCCCCTTTTACGATTGGTGATATCAAGAAGGCTATCCCTCCTTATTGCTTTCAACGCTCTCTCGTTCGCTCCTCTTCCTATCTTATTTACGATCTCATACTTGTCTTCATCTTCTATTACATCGCCTCTACTTACTTCCACGTCCTTCCAAAACCGTATTATCCATACCTAGCATGGCCTATTTATTGGATCGTTCAAGGATGTGTTTGCACCGCACTATGGGTCATTGCCCATGAATGTGGCCACCAATCCTTTAGTGATTACCAATGGATGAATGACACTATCGGTTTTATCCTCCACTCTGCACTTTTAACACCATACTTCTCATGGAAATAtagtcatcgtcgtcatcactCCAATACTAATTCCCTTGAGCATGATGAAAATCATGTGCCCAAACTTGAAGTCAAACTAAAATGGTACACTAAATTATACGTGAATAATCCACTTGGACGATTATTATTAATTGTCTTCACACTCACTGCTGGCTTACCTTTATACTATGCCATCAACATAGCCGGTAGACCTTATGATCGTTTTGCAAGTCATTATGATCCATATAGCCCTATCTACAATGACCGTGAGAGACTACAAATTTACATCTCAGATGCAGGTGTGATTGcaactatttatttattatatcgCGTTGCTCTAACACAAGGCCTAACTTGGGTTATATGCATCTATGGAGTACCCCTTGTAATTGTGAATGGGTTCATAGTGTTAATAACTTTACTGCATCACACTCATGCTTCATTGCCACATTATGATTCATCAGAGTGGAGTTGGCTAAAAGGAGCTCTAGCTACGGTAGATAGAGACTATGGTGTCCTAAATAAGGTGTTTCATCATATCGTAGATACACACGTTCTACATCATCTATTTTCAAGTATACCACATTATCATGCTGTCGAGGCAACCAAGGCCATCAAGCCGTTACTAGGAGAATACTACCAATTTGATGCAACTCCATTTTACAAAGCAATATGGAGGGATTTTAATGAGTGTCAATATGTGGAGAAAGATGAAGCATCTCAACATCAGGGTATTTTCTGGTATACAAATTACAACACATAA
- the LOC109119181 gene encoding delta(12)-fatty-acid desaturase FAD2: MGAGGNMSTPTTKKSHLQRVPSSKPPFTLGDVKKAIPPHCFQRSLIRSFSYLIQDLILVSVFYYIANTYFHLLPSPLTYLAWPAYWIAQGCVSTGIWVIGHECGHHGFSDYQWVDDTVGLILHSALLTPYFAWKHSHRRHHANTGSLENDEVYIPRFKSKLRWYYKYLNNPLGRVFVLAFTLTFAWPLYLMFNISGKKYERFACHYDPNSPIYSNRERMQIYISDAGVIAATYVLYRLAMTQGLTWVLCMYGVPLLIVNGFIVLITLMHHTHASLPHYDSSEWDYLRGALATVDRDYGILNKVFHNVTDTHVLHHIFSYISHYHAMEATNAIKPLLGDYYQVDDTPILKAMWRDTKECIYVEKDEGSQGRGVYWYKNKL, translated from the coding sequence ATGGGAGCTGGTGGAAATATGTCTACTCCAACAACTAAAAAAAGTCATCTCCAAAGAGTTCCATCTTCGAAGCCCCCTTTTACACTTGGCGATGTGAAGAAGGCCATTCCTCCTCACTGCTTCCAACGTTCTCTTATTCGATCCTTCTCTTATCTTATTCAAGATCTCATACTTGTCTCCGTCTTCTATTATATTGCCAACACTTACTTCCATCTCCTTCCATCTCCATTAACTTACCTTGCCTGGCCTGCTTATTGGATCGCGCAAGGTTGTGTTTCCACTGGGATATGGGTCATTGGACACGAATGTGGTCATCATGGCTTCAGTGATTACCAATGGGTAGATGACACTGTTGGTCTCATCCTACATTCTGCACTTTTAACACCATACTTTGCATGGAAGCATAGTCATCGGCGTCATCATGCCAACACTGGTTCCCTTGAGAATGATGAAGTGTACATACCTAGGTTTAAATCCAAACTGAGATGGTACTACAAATACTTGAACAATCCATTAGGACGAGTATTCGTACTTGCCTTCACCCTCACCTTTGCCTGGCCTTTATACTTGATGTTCAATATCTCAGGCAAAAAATATGAACGTTTTGCATGTCACTATGATCCAAATAGCCCAATCTATTCTAACCGCGAGAGAATGCAAATCTACATTTCAGATGCAGGTGTGATTGCAGCTACTTATGTATTATACCGCCTTGCTATGACACAAGGGCTAACTTGGGTTCTATGTATGTACGGAGTGCCTCTCCTTATCGTGAATGGATTTATAGTGTTGATCACTCTTATGCACCACACTCATGCTTCATTGCCACATTATGATTCATCGGAGTGGGATTATCTAAGAGGAGCTTTAGCTACCGTAGATAGAGACTATGGTATACTAAATAAGGTGTTCCATAATGTTACTGATACTCATGTCTTGCATCATATATTCTCATACATATCACATTACCATGCAATGGAGGCGACCAACGCGATTAAGCCATTGCTAGGAGATTATTACCAAGTTGATGATACCCCAATTTTAAAGGCAATGTGGAGGGATACAAAGGAGTGCATCTATGTAGAGAAGGATGAAGGATCTCAAGGTAGAGGTGTTTATTGGTATAAAAACAAGCTTTGA
- the LOC101268663 gene encoding very-long-chain aldehyde decarbonylase CER1, which translates to MASKPGILSEWPWANLGNFKYLVLAPFVGHSMYSFLRDGDIGYIAILPFLLFRFIHNQIWISLSRHRTAKGNNRIVDRSIEFDQVDRENNWDDQIIFNGLLYYVGYLRMEQVHHLPLWRSGGFIVTALAHIGPVEFIYYWFHRALHHHFLYSRYHSHHHSSIVTQPISAFIHPFAEVASYYAIFAVPVIATELTGTTSVATITLYVIFTDFMNNLGHCNFEVIPKWIFSLFPPLKYLIYTSSYHSLHHTQFRTNYSLFMPIYDYIFGTMDKSSDTLYEKSLEKKAELPHVVHLTHLTTLQSIYHLRLGFSSLASKPHMTSSKWYLWLMWPVTLWSILITWIYSHTFVIERNLFKDLKLQTWAIPKFRKQYFSQWQRKSINNLIKEAITEADQKGVKVLSLGLLNQDEKLNNNGEIYIRKHPELKVKLVDGSSLVVAVVLNSIPKGTSQVVLQAGRLSKVANAIALALCQRGIQVITLDEEEYKGLKARFTPEAAANLVLLKKTCVSKTWLVDDGLSEDEQLKAPKGTLFIPYSPFPPKKVREDCFYLSTPAMICPKHVQNVDSCENWLPRRVMSASRIAGILHAFEGWNEHECGDMMFDIDKVWKASLDHGFSPLDVEIM; encoded by the exons ATGGCTTCTAAACCTGGAATTCTCTCAGAATGGCCATGGGCAAACCTTGGCAACTTTAAG TACTTGGTGTTGGCACCATTTGTTGGTCATAGCATGTACTCATTCTTGAGGGATGGAGATATTGGATACATAGCCATACTTCCATTTCTACTCTTCAGATTTATTCACAACCAGATATGGATATCGTTATCGCGCCACAGGACTGCTAAGGGTAATAATAGAATTGTTGATAGAAGCATTGAGTTTGATCAAGTTGATAGAGAAAACAACTG GGAtgatcaaattatatttaacgGGCTATTATACTATGTTGGATACCTGAGAATGGAACAAGTTCATCACTTGCCTCTATGGAGAAGTGGTGGATTCATTGTAACTGCATTGGCCCATATTGGTCCTGTTGAGTTTATCTATTATTGGTTTCATAGAGCTCTGCATCACCATTTTCTCTATTCGCGTTATCATTCTCATCATCACTCCTCTATTGTTACTCAACCTATCAGTG CATTTATTCATCCGTTTGCTGAGGTCGCATCATATTATGCCATCTTTGCTGTTCCTGTAATCGCAACTGAACTCACTGGGACTACTTCTGTAGCTACAATCACTCTTTATGTTATCTTTACTGATTTCATGAACAACTTGGGCCATTGTAACTTTGAGGTGATTCCAAAGTGGATCTTCTCTCTGTTTCCACCTCTCAAGTACTTGATATATACGTCCTC GTACCACTCACTACATCACACGCAATTCAGAACTAATTATTCTCTTTTCATGCCAATATATGACTATATTTTTGGTACAATGGACAAGTCCAGTGACACATTGTATGAAAAGTCACTTGAGAAAAAAGCGGAACTGCCTCATGTGGTTCACCTTACACATCTAACAACCTTACAATCCATCTATCATCTCCGTCTAGGATTTTCATCGTTGGCCTCAAAGCCTCACATGACTAGCTCTAAGTGGTATTTGTGGTTAATGTGGCCTGTCACGCTATGGTCAATACTCATTACTTGGATTTATAGTCACACATTTGTTATCGAGAGGAATTTGTTCAAGGATCTCAAATTACAAACTTGGGCTATTCCAAAGTTTCGCAAACAA tACTTTAGTCAATGGCAAAGAAAGAGTATTAATAATTTGATCAAGGAAGCCATCACGGAAGCAGATCAGAAAGGCGTAAAGGTTTTGAGCCTCGGACTCTTAAATCAG GACGAGAAGTTGAATAACAATGGTGAAATTTACATAAGGAAGCATCCTGAGCTGAAAGTTAAATTGGTAGATGGAAGTAGCCTAGTTGTTGCTGTGGTTCTCAACTCCATTCCTAAAGGAACTTCCCAAGTGGTATTACAAGCTGGTCGTTTGTCCAAAGTTGCTAATGCTATTGCCCTCGCCTTGTGTCAACGAGGAATTCAG GTTATCACGTTAGACGAAGAAGAGTACAAGGGACTTAAAGCAAGGTTTACCCCTGAGGCTGCAGCTAATTTGGTCTTGTTGAAAAAAACTTGTGTTTCAAAG ACGTGGTTAGTAGATGATGGATTGAGTGAAGATGAACAATTGAAAGCACCAAAAGGAACATTGTTTATTCCTTATTCACCATTTCCACCAAAGAAAGTTCGTGAGGATTGCTTCTACTTGAGCACACCAGCCATGATTTGTCCAAAACATGTTCAAAATGTAGACTCTTGTGAG AACTGGCTGCCAAGAAGAGTGATGAGTGCATCGAGAATAGCTGGAATTTTGCACGCGTTTGAAGGTTGGAACGAGCACGAGTGTGGTGACATGATGTTTGATATTGACAAAGTATGGAAAGCTAGTCTTGATCATGGTTTTTCACCATTAGATGTAGAAATAAtgtag
- the LOC138340544 gene encoding cytochrome P450 71AU50-like: MVSIWEVVAAVVAVLYLVQALHNIFMKKRKKLPPGPKGFPIIGNLHMVLGKNLHQALHHIAKKHGPIMSMRFGLVPVIVASSPHAAEQFLKKHDNVFASRPYNEAAQYIAYNQRDLVFAKYGPHWRNMRKLCTLELLSNIRVNSFQSMRKEELGTFVNSLKQAASNRIEVDLSAKHASLSTNMSCLMVLGKKYMDEEFDESGFKNIMEETVVIAASPNIDDFFPFLSVFDLQGFIARMKELAKIFDDFFEKVIDEHVQSKDQKKAKDIIDTMMTIMQPGEAEFKFDRRHVKAVLLDLLIASTDTTSTAIDWIFSELLRHPKVMKKLRNELEEAVGINRMVEESDLERLEYLDMVIKEGLRLHPPSPLMTPHESIEDCIVDGFDIPKGSRLLVNVWAIGRDPEAWPEPEKFMPERFVDSNIDLRGRDFQLLPFGSGRRSCPGLQLGLTIVRLVLAQLVHCFDWELPNGMMPNHIDMTEKFGLVTSRAQHLKAIPTYRLNV, from the exons ATGGTTTCTATTTGGGAAGTTGTTGCAGCGGTAGTTGCAGTGCTATACCTCGTTCAAGCATTGCACAACATATtcatgaaaaaaagaaagaaacttcCTCCAGGCCCTAAAGGGTTTCCAATTATAGGAAATCTCCATATGGTATTAGGCAAAAATCTCCATCAAGCTCTTCATCATATAGCAAAAAAACATGGTCCCATAATGAGTATGCGATTTGGTCTTGTTCCTGTAATTGTTGCTTCATCTCCTCATGCAGCTGAACAATTCTTGAAAAAACATGATAATGTTTTTGCTAGTAGACCATATAATGAAGCTGCTCAGTACATTGCATATAATCAAAGAGATTTGGTTTTCGCAAAATATGGACCTCATTGGAGAAATATGCGAAAATTATGCACGTTAGAATTGCTTAGTAACATCAGGGTCAATTCATTTCAATCCATGAGAAAAGAAGAGCTTGGAACATTTGTGAATTCTCTCAAACAAGCAGCTTCTAATCGTATTGAGGTTGATCTTAGTGCTAAACATGCCTCTCTAAGCACAAATATGTCGTGTTTAATGGTACTTGGGAAGAAGTATATGGATGAGGAGTTTGATGAAAGcggttttaaaaatataatggaAGAGACTGTAGTTATAGCAGCATCACCAAATATTGATGACTTTTTTCCTTTCCTTAGTGTGTTTGATTTGCAGGGATTTATTGCTCGCATGAAGGAATTGGCAaagatttttgatgatttttttgagaaagttaTTGATGAGCATGTTCAATCCAAGGACCAAAAGAAGGCTAAGGATATTATTGATACTATGATGACTATAATGCAACCTGGAGAAGCTGAATTCAAATTTGATCGTCGCCATGTCAAAGCTGTCTTGCTG GACTTGCTAATAGCTTCAACAGACACTACATCAACTGCAATTGACTGGATTTTTTCTGAACTTTTAAGACACCCTAAGGTTATGAAGAAACTACGAAATGAGTTGGAAGAAGCAGTTGGCATAAATAGAATGGTGGAAGAGTCAGACTTGGAAAGACTAGAGTACTTAGACATGGTTATAAAAGAAGGTCTTAGGCTGCACCCCCCTTCACCACTAATGACACCTCATGAATCAATTGAAGATTGCATTGTTGATGGTTTTGATATACCTAAAGGTTCAAGACTTCTTGTAAATGTTTGGGCGATTGGAAGAGATCCAGAAGCTTGGCCTGAGCCCGAGAAGTTCATGCCAGAAAGGTTTGTTGATAGCAACATTGATCTTCGTGGGCGTGACTTTCAACTTTTACCATTTGGCTCTGGCAGAAGAAGTTGCCCTGGATTACAACTAGGGCTCACCATCGTTCGCCTAGTGCTAGCACAATTGGTTCATTGCTTTGATTGGGAGCTTCCAAATGGTATGATGCCAAACCATATAGACATGACTGAGAAATTCGGTTTAGTGACATCTCGAGCTCAACATCTCAAGGCTATTCCTACTTATAGATTGAATGTATAG